Proteins found in one Methanofollis fontis genomic segment:
- a CDS encoding CBS domain-containing protein: protein MLVSDYMTKDVVGVEIPSNRDDILKILKHTGISGVPVTEKGRVVGVVTRKDLLRKSEETQVALLMSQKPIVISPDASLVEAAAIMTGHSFRRLPVVDDDGILVGLISVADLVAAIAQLRIKDEIRDFYLSTTFALWEETPLPLVGRIMEISDVEAVPIMDERGRISGIISERDLIRNSHIEDSVEVSDFSNGTDDDEWTWESIRDMHVMSYGVSKVQLPEKPVRGAMVSNVITVPKNAGISECALMMKRARLDQLPVVNGDKRLIAMLFDRELIRVLCMEQDQ from the coding sequence ATGCTGGTCTCCGACTATATGACAAAGGATGTCGTAGGAGTCGAGATTCCAAGCAACAGAGATGACATCCTCAAGATCCTCAAACATACCGGCATTTCAGGTGTGCCGGTGACGGAGAAGGGGCGTGTTGTGGGTGTCGTCACCAGAAAGGATCTGCTACGCAAATCCGAGGAGACACAGGTCGCCCTGCTGATGTCGCAGAAGCCCATCGTCATCAGCCCTGATGCCAGTCTCGTGGAGGCGGCCGCCATCATGACCGGGCACTCATTCCGGCGTCTGCCGGTCGTGGACGACGATGGCATTCTGGTCGGTCTGATCAGTGTGGCCGATCTCGTTGCAGCCATCGCACAACTCAGGATCAAGGACGAGATCAGGGATTTTTACCTGAGCACCACATTCGCCCTCTGGGAGGAGACCCCCCTCCCCCTCGTCGGGCGGATCATGGAGATCTCTGATGTCGAGGCCGTCCCGATCATGGATGAACGGGGCAGGATCTCAGGGATCATCTCAGAACGGGACCTGATCAGGAACTCCCATATCGAGGACTCGGTCGAGGTCTCAGACTTTTCCAACGGCACCGACGACGACGAATGGACATGGGAGAGCATCAGGGACATGCATGTGATGAGTTACGGCGTCTCAAAGGTGCAGCTCCCGGAAAAACCGGTACGGGGCGCGATGGTCTCCAACGTGATTACCGTCCCCAAGAATGCCGGAATCTCAGAATGTGCTCTGATGATGAAACGGGCCCGTCTCGACCAGCTGCCGGTGGTCAATGGCGATAAGCGTCTCATCGCCATGCTCTTTGACAGGGAACTGATCAGGGTTCTCTGCATGGAGCAGGATCAATAA
- a CDS encoding ribonuclease III family protein, which produces MEWTRKHELLRFLTQPQIGIADIDDEALLRYDRAFTHRSYAHEHPLGPLPRPDYERLEFLGDRILNFIVAEYLACTFSCSVGALSKRMEATKNEHLSTIVPGSGIGLEELILLGGGQALTPSIIADVFEAFICALYLHVGLDRTREIVLGLIGDDVLHFDLGENTIGRLQEWFQQERLGLPDYLPLMREGPDHAPTFLCAVSIPGRFSAIGSGRSKAAAKREAAGIALELLGF; this is translated from the coding sequence ATGGAATGGACACGCAAACACGAACTCCTCCGTTTTCTCACCCAGCCCCAGATCGGGATCGCAGACATTGACGATGAGGCGCTGCTCCGCTACGACCGGGCGTTCACCCATCGTTCGTATGCCCATGAGCATCCGCTCGGCCCCCTCCCCCGTCCGGACTATGAACGCCTTGAATTTCTCGGCGACCGGATACTCAACTTCATCGTCGCCGAATACCTTGCCTGCACCTTTTCCTGTTCTGTGGGGGCGCTCTCCAAACGGATGGAGGCGACAAAAAACGAGCATCTCAGCACCATCGTCCCGGGCAGCGGTATCGGGCTTGAAGAACTCATCCTTCTCGGCGGCGGTCAGGCGCTCACGCCCTCGATCATCGCCGATGTATTTGAGGCGTTCATCTGTGCCCTCTATCTCCATGTCGGTCTTGACCGCACACGAGAGATCGTGCTCGGTCTCATCGGAGACGACGTCCTCCATTTTGACCTTGGCGAGAATACAATCGGCAGACTTCAGGAGTGGTTCCAGCAGGAGCGTCTCGGCCTGCCGGACTATCTTCCCCTGATGCGGGAAGGCCCGGACCATGCCCCGACCTTTCTGTGTGCGGTCAGCATACCCGGACGGTTCTCGGCGATCGGGAGCGGCCGAAGCAAGGCCGCCGCAAAACGGGAGGCGGCAGGGATCGCCCTTGAATTGCTGGGATTCTGA
- the psmB gene encoding archaeal proteasome endopeptidase complex subunit beta, protein MPEIYQEVMKGTTTVGLVFDEGIVLATEKRATMGNLIASKKAKKVYQIADRIGMTTAGGVGDAQSLARLMQVECSLYSVRHGKPISVGAAATLLSNYLQQNRYYPYYVQLLVGGVDRKGPSVYSVDALGGASKEDEIVSTGSGSPMAYGVLEDRYHPNMPESEAAELATRALKAAMRRDSASGEDISVVVITKDKYEERALAVTQKNPELTQ, encoded by the coding sequence ATGCCTGAGATATATCAGGAAGTTATGAAGGGCACTACGACAGTAGGCCTTGTATTTGATGAGGGGATCGTCCTCGCCACTGAGAAGCGCGCAACAATGGGCAACCTCATCGCCAGCAAGAAGGCAAAGAAGGTCTATCAGATCGCCGATAGAATCGGCATGACCACCGCAGGAGGCGTCGGCGACGCCCAGTCACTCGCCCGCCTCATGCAGGTGGAATGCAGCCTCTACAGTGTCCGCCACGGCAAACCCATCTCTGTCGGGGCGGCAGCCACCCTGCTCTCCAACTATCTGCAGCAGAACCGCTACTATCCATATTATGTGCAGCTCCTGGTCGGCGGCGTGGACAGGAAGGGGCCGTCGGTCTACTCGGTGGACGCCCTCGGCGGCGCCTCGAAAGAGGACGAGATCGTCTCGACCGGATCGGGATCCCCGATGGCCTATGGCGTGCTCGAGGACCGATACCACCCCAATATGCCTGAAAGTGAGGCAGCGGAGCTTGCAACGCGCGCTCTCAAGGCTGCAATGCGCCGGGACTCAGCATCCGGCGAAGATATCAGCGTTGTTGTGATCACGAAAGACAAATATGAAGAACGAGCCCTTGCGGTCACACAGAAGAACCCAGAACTCACCCAATAA
- a CDS encoding beta-CASP ribonuclease aCPSF1: protein MLIEDRLKELRDKINAKVPAGISISDVEFEGPELVIYTDDPKKFADQEDLIKVLARELRKRIVVRPNILEDPETAATKIQGVVPENAGITDIFFDPDTGEVLIEAEKPGVVIGKNGATLREITKNTCWTPKVVRTPPIESSTVKQVRQFLRSVKDERKTFLRTIGRRIHRDVIMKDQWVRVTTLGCCREVGRAAFLLTTPESKVLIDCGEKPGNTASTPYLYVPEISPLTSLDAVVLTHAHLDHCALVPLLFKYGYDGPVYSTPPTRDLATMLQLDYLDVVKKDSGRQPYTSNEVKEYIKHSITLNYGSVTDIAPDIKLTFHNAGHILGSAIAHFHIGDGLYNIAFTGDFNYQKTRLFSPAVSTFPRLEAMFMESTYGGSNALQPPRDIAENKLYEIVNRTIERGGKVIIPAFAVGRSQEVMLALEEGMRKQRIPRVKVYLDGMIKEATAIHTVYPEYLNNDLRNQIFRDGMNPFLSDCFVQVDSPDLREKVIGGEPCVIVTTSGMLSGGPVMEYLYSLAPDERNTLVFVGYQADGTFGRRLQKGWREIPIGTRDTMVVKLDIETVDGFSGHSDRKQLMSFVQHLQPRPEKVYTIHGDEGNTIDLASSIYKRFHIETRSPMNLETYRMV, encoded by the coding sequence ATGTTAATTGAGGACAGACTAAAGGAACTCAGGGATAAGATCAACGCCAAGGTCCCTGCCGGGATCTCCATCTCTGATGTCGAGTTTGAAGGACCAGAACTGGTCATCTACACCGATGACCCCAAGAAGTTTGCAGACCAGGAGGACCTGATCAAGGTCCTTGCACGGGAACTGCGCAAACGCATCGTTGTCCGCCCGAATATTCTCGAAGATCCGGAGACTGCAGCCACCAAGATTCAGGGCGTCGTGCCGGAGAACGCAGGAATCACCGATATCTTCTTTGATCCTGACACCGGAGAGGTGCTGATCGAGGCCGAAAAACCGGGCGTCGTCATCGGCAAGAACGGGGCGACCCTCAGGGAGATCACCAAAAACACCTGCTGGACACCGAAGGTCGTGCGCACCCCGCCGATCGAGAGCTCAACGGTCAAGCAGGTCCGTCAGTTCCTGCGCTCAGTTAAAGACGAACGAAAAACGTTCCTGAGAACTATCGGAAGGCGTATCCACCGTGACGTGATCATGAAGGACCAGTGGGTGCGCGTGACCACCCTGGGCTGCTGCAGGGAGGTCGGACGCGCCGCATTCCTGCTGACGACCCCGGAGAGCAAGGTGCTGATCGATTGCGGCGAGAAACCAGGGAACACTGCAAGCACCCCCTATCTGTATGTTCCTGAAATATCGCCCCTGACGTCCCTTGACGCCGTCGTCCTCACACACGCACATCTCGACCACTGCGCCCTCGTACCCCTCCTCTTCAAATATGGTTACGATGGCCCGGTCTACTCCACACCGCCGACCCGTGACCTTGCCACCATGCTCCAGCTCGATTACCTTGATGTGGTCAAGAAGGACAGCGGCAGGCAACCCTATACCTCCAACGAGGTGAAGGAGTACATCAAGCACTCGATCACCCTCAACTACGGGTCGGTCACCGACATCGCACCCGACATCAAACTCACCTTCCACAATGCGGGGCACATCCTCGGTTCGGCCATCGCGCATTTCCACATCGGGGACGGCCTTTACAACATCGCCTTCACCGGGGATTTCAACTACCAGAAGACCCGCCTCTTCTCCCCGGCGGTCTCGACCTTCCCGCGGCTCGAGGCAATGTTCATGGAGAGCACCTATGGCGGTTCAAACGCACTCCAGCCCCCTCGTGATATCGCCGAGAACAAACTCTATGAGATCGTGAACAGGACGATCGAGCGCGGCGGCAAGGTGATCATACCGGCCTTCGCCGTCGGTAGGTCGCAGGAGGTAATGCTCGCCCTCGAAGAGGGCATGCGCAAACAGCGCATCCCGCGGGTGAAGGTCTATCTTGACGGCATGATCAAGGAAGCAACGGCCATCCATACCGTATATCCCGAATATCTCAACAATGATCTAAGAAACCAGATCTTCAGAGACGGGATGAACCCCTTCCTCTCCGACTGCTTTGTTCAGGTGGACTCACCTGACCTCAGGGAAAAGGTGATCGGCGGCGAACCCTGTGTGATCGTCACCACGAGCGGTATGCTCAGCGGCGGTCCGGTGATGGAATATCTCTATTCCCTCGCACCCGACGAGCGCAACACCCTGGTCTTCGTCGGCTATCAGGCCGACGGCACCTTCGGGCGGCGCCTCCAGAAGGGGTGGCGCGAGATCCCGATCGGCACACGGGACACCATGGTCGTGAAGCTGGATATCGAGACCGTCGACGGCTTTTCCGGTCACTCGGACAGGAAGCAGCTGATGAGTTTTGTCCAGCACCTCCAGCCGCGGCCGGAGAAGGTCTACACCATCCATGGCGACGAGGGGAACACCATCGATCTGGCGAGTTCGATCTACAAACGCTTCCATATTGAGACGCGCTCGCCGATGAACCTCGAGACCTACCGTATGGTATAA
- a CDS encoding MFS transporter, producing MKQRLPILLGVFAIMALSNAVVPVLPALAGGTAVQGAIFSAYFFGAMLTVLPAGILSDRLGRVPLMQGGLLLTVLSGGLIYLFPDPSILLTARSIEGIGAGLFVPAAMSWINLQPDHERLSGNFIAALNVGLVGGLVGAGWIAGQAGIFGGIVLFTVISLLPLLLSLGIVDVGGAVRGGAADFIDIGRDYFWLYISAVILVGATGAVTAIYPEFTGESPTTIGLQLGMMNVATIVTSIASSRVRLAPIPTIRASAVLMAVAVACSFFTPAAFVLIGGIAGVVIIAQINFLSAHPTDQGAIMGLFNASSYGGMTILPFMAGVVAEARGFPAAFLIVTVLAACMALTVGRCRCRTTHSGERV from the coding sequence ATGAAACAGCGCCTCCCGATCCTTCTCGGCGTCTTCGCCATCATGGCGCTCTCGAACGCCGTTGTACCGGTGCTGCCCGCCCTCGCAGGCGGCACCGCCGTTCAGGGGGCGATATTCTCTGCCTATTTCTTTGGGGCGATGCTGACGGTGCTGCCCGCCGGCATCCTCTCCGATCGTCTCGGCCGGGTGCCGCTGATGCAGGGCGGGCTTCTGCTGACGGTGCTGAGCGGCGGGCTGATCTATCTCTTCCCGGATCCGTCCATCCTGCTTACCGCCCGTTCTATCGAGGGGATCGGGGCCGGCCTCTTTGTTCCGGCGGCGATGTCCTGGATCAATCTTCAACCTGATCACGAGAGGTTGAGCGGCAACTTTATCGCTGCCCTGAATGTCGGGCTTGTAGGCGGGCTTGTGGGGGCCGGCTGGATTGCCGGTCAGGCAGGGATATTCGGTGGCATCGTCCTTTTTACCGTCATTTCTCTTCTCCCCCTGCTGTTGAGCCTGGGAATCGTCGATGTGGGGGGGGCAGTGCGGGGAGGCGCCGCCGACTTCATCGACATCGGCCGCGATTATTTCTGGCTGTATATCTCGGCAGTCATACTCGTCGGCGCAACCGGTGCCGTGACGGCGATCTACCCGGAGTTCACGGGCGAGAGTCCAACCACAATCGGCCTGCAACTCGGGATGATGAACGTCGCCACGATAGTCACATCGATCGCCTCCTCACGGGTCCGTCTCGCTCCGATCCCGACGATCAGGGCTTCGGCCGTGCTGATGGCCGTGGCGGTGGCGTGTTCATTCTTCACCCCGGCAGCATTCGTGCTGATCGGCGGGATTGCCGGCGTGGTGATCATCGCCCAGATCAACTTTCTATCAGCACATCCAACAGATCAGGGAGCGATCATGGGGCTCTTCAATGCCTCGAGCTATGGCGGCATGACCATTCTGCCGTTCATGGCAGGAGTGGTGGCAGAGGCCCGGGGATTCCCGGCGGCCTTCCTCATCGTCACCGTGCTCGCCGCCTGCATGGCCCTGACTGTCGGGAGATGCCGGTGCAGAACCACACATTCAGGTGAAAGAGTATGA
- a CDS encoding aldehyde dehydrogenase family protein, with product MKMLIGGAWSDATAGRRLGVVNPATWEEIDQVPLGGPDDAGAAVEAAADALRGWGDLPVLERAGRLTRTASLVREETERLAALLVSEQGKPLREARDEIRGFAHILEYYAGLASSLRGDAVRTGAYGRIITEKRPIGVCAAIVPWNMPVIIAGWKIGPALMAGNTLVLKPASNTPLTTLAIGELFVRAGLPPGVLNIVTGPGESLGEALVTHPGVRKVSFTGATDTGRHIAEAAAPTMKYLTLELGGSDPMIVCDDADLDAAANGAVAARFYNCGQTCTAVKRVYVFSEIAERFRERVAQRVEEITVGNGMEKGVRMGPLSNAAGYTHIEQIVDEMKGEAEIIAGGERQGDRGWFYRPTVICGCSPDALPLREEVFGPVLPIVEVETLDEAITEANSTRYGLGASIWTNSLSRTEQGCRELEAGIVWVNQHLKIPPEAPFGGVKGSGIGRENGPGALDRYTEERSILVRI from the coding sequence ATGAAGATGCTCATCGGAGGCGCATGGAGCGATGCGACAGCAGGTCGAAGGCTCGGCGTGGTCAACCCGGCCACCTGGGAGGAGATCGATCAGGTGCCGCTCGGTGGACCGGACGATGCCGGGGCTGCCGTGGAGGCGGCAGCCGATGCACTCAGGGGATGGGGGGACCTGCCCGTGCTCGAACGGGCCGGGCGCCTGACCCGCACCGCCTCCCTGGTCAGGGAAGAGACAGAACGGCTTGCGGCACTGCTGGTGAGCGAGCAGGGCAAACCCCTGCGAGAAGCACGGGACGAAATCAGGGGGTTTGCCCATATCCTCGAGTATTATGCCGGACTTGCCTCATCACTCCGCGGCGACGCCGTCCGGACCGGGGCATACGGCCGGATCATCACGGAAAAACGGCCGATCGGGGTGTGTGCTGCGATCGTGCCCTGGAACATGCCGGTGATCATCGCCGGATGGAAGATCGGTCCGGCCCTCATGGCCGGAAACACGCTCGTCCTCAAACCAGCGAGCAACACACCGCTGACGACACTTGCCATCGGAGAACTCTTCGTCCGCGCCGGTCTGCCACCGGGTGTCCTCAATATTGTGACCGGACCGGGAGAGTCGCTCGGGGAAGCGCTGGTGACGCACCCGGGGGTCAGGAAAGTGTCCTTCACCGGTGCGACCGACACCGGCAGGCACATCGCCGAGGCGGCGGCACCGACAATGAAATATCTCACCCTTGAACTCGGCGGGAGCGATCCGATGATCGTCTGCGACGATGCCGACCTTGATGCGGCCGCAAATGGTGCGGTGGCGGCCCGGTTCTATAATTGCGGGCAGACATGCACGGCAGTGAAACGGGTATATGTGTTCTCTGAAATCGCCGAACGCTTCAGGGAACGGGTGGCACAGCGTGTAGAGGAGATCACTGTCGGAAACGGCATGGAAAAGGGGGTTCGAATGGGACCGCTCTCCAATGCCGCCGGATATACGCATATCGAGCAGATCGTCGATGAGATGAAGGGCGAAGCGGAGATTATCGCCGGAGGAGAACGTCAGGGAGACAGGGGATGGTTCTACCGCCCAACGGTGATCTGCGGGTGTTCACCGGATGCCCTCCCCCTCCGCGAAGAGGTCTTCGGTCCGGTGCTCCCGATCGTCGAGGTCGAAACCCTTGACGAGGCGATCACAGAGGCAAACAGCACACGCTATGGGCTGGGAGCGTCAATCTGGACAAATAGCCTCTCCCGCACAGAACAGGGCTGCCGGGAACTGGAGGCCGGCATCGTATGGGTGAACCAGCACCTGAAGATCCCGCCCGAGGCCCCGTTCGGCGGGGTGAAGGGGAGCGGCATCGGGAGGGAAAACGGCCCCGGAGCGCTTGATCGTTATACCGAAGAGCGCTCGATCCTTGTCAGGATCTAA